The genome window CGGATTGATTTCCATATTCATTCCTGTCTGTCACCATGCGCTGCCCTGGAAATGTCGCCGCGGGCGATTATCGCCGGGGCGAAAGAAAAAGGGCTGGACTGTATCGCCTTGGCCGATCATGGATGCGTGGAAAACCTGCCGGCGTTTCATGACGCCTGCGCCGAAGCAGGATTGCCGTGTTTGTACGGTCTGGAAGCGACCTCTTCTGAGGAAGTTCACACCCTCTGTCTGTTCGATCAGCTCGACCCGGCACTTAAGTTTGGTCGGATGATTTATGATTCTATTATGGATTATCCCAACGACCCGGAACGGTTCGGCATGCAGCCGATTGTGACCGTAGACGACGATGTGCTGAACTTCGCTGACAAACTGCTTTTTGCCGCCACAGACATTTCATTTTTCGATTTAGTGCCCATGGCGCTCGATGCCGGAGCACTCTGTATTCCGTCACACATCGACCGCGAATATCTGGGCGCCATCGCTCAGATCGGCTTTCTGCCGGATCTGCCGTATGATGCCGTCGAAGTGGTTTCTCCAAATCCGCCGGCCGGCGCAGAAAAATGGCCGATTGTCCACTTTTCTGATGCACATCATCCGGACCAGATCGGCCGACGTTTTACCGAAGTGGAAACCGAAGCCTTCACCGTTCCCGCATTACGCGCGGCTTTTCATAAACTGCTTCCGGCATAAGCCGGGTTCCGGCAGGCATTGAATGATTCCTTGTGCTTTCCTCGATCCGGACTAAAATATCTCGCAAGAGATAAAAAGGGGAGGTCGTGTATGAAAAAAATACTGGTTGCGGTTGATTTTTCCAAAGGGAGCGATCGAGTGGTGCAGCAGGCGATCGAGCTGGGTAAAGAACTGGATGGACAGCTCTATATGGTCCACGTGACATCCGACACATTAAAGGACGCATATGCATCAACACAGTTTTATGATGTTGCCTCTGAATTTGCCGCCGCTCCGGCCGGAGATATCGAGCTGGCCCGAAATCTGTGCGCCAAAGAGTATAAACGGGAACATAACGCCTTGTTGAAAATTTCTTCCCGGATGAAGGAGGAGGGAATAAGAGCGCAAGCGATGCTCCTGAAGGGAGATGCGGCAGGGTTGATTCTGGAAAAAGCCAACGAATTGAGAATCGATTTGATTGTGATGGGCTCACACGGCCACGGACTGCTCCGAAAGGTGCTGGTCGGCAGCGTCGCCGAGGGAGTGCTGCGGAAAGCCCCCTGCGGCGTGCTGATTGTCCCGGCGACAGCGAACCTGACGCCGATCCTGTGAGCCATGGTTTTTCCGCGGTTACCGATTGAACTTCTGTAAAAAGAAATTAGTCGCCAGTTCCTTGGCAATCGTGGAGGTCAGTCCGTGACCCGCGACAATTTGAGTTTCCGGAGGAAGAGTCTCTGTCAGTTTTTTCAGGGACTCAGTCAACGTACGCGCGTCTCCGCCGGGAAGGTCGGTGCGCCCGCATGATCCTTTAAAAAGCGTGTCTCCGGTAAAGCAAACACCCGCGTCCTGAAACCAGTAGCAGACACCGCCGGGCGTGTGGCCGGGAGTTTCCAAACATTGGAAACTTAGGTCTGCAATGTTCCAAACCCTGGAATATTCGAGATCATTTTTTCCAAAGATTGGAAACTCTGCATCGGGGCGGAGCGGCACAGGGTAGTACGGCAGAATCTGGTTGCTGGGGCCAAAGGCCCATTCCTGATCGGCTGGATGCAGGTAGACTGGCGCAGGGTGATTTTTATGCAGTTCGGCGAGGGCGCTGATGTGGTCGGCGTGGCCGTGCGTGAGCAGATATGCGGCGGTTTGTAAGTTGTTTGTTTTGAGAAAGTTTTCTATTTCTTTTGCGTCTTTCCCCGGGTCGAGGATCAGGGCTTTGCGTGCTTTTCCCCATACAACAGCACAATTGACTTCGTATGAGCCTACAGTGATTAATTCGAGATTCATGGCCGCAGAGAATAGGCAAGATAGGCGGTAGCGAAAAGGCCGAATGATAAAAATGTCAGCCAGGCACTCATAAATTTAACAGTTCCGTGTTTGACATAGACGTCCGATTTCTTCAGGTTATGCGGAATTTTAACCGGATTTCATAGAAACCCTTAACCAGGAGGACGCAAATGAGCGCACCGACAACAAATCAGAAGCTACTTGATTGGGTAGCTGAAATCGAAAAAATGTGCACCCCGGACCAGGTGGTTTGGTGTGATGGATCGACTGAAGAGTACGATCGCCTGATGGACCTGATGGTCAGCACCGGAATGGCAATCAAGCTGAACGAAGAAAAACGCCCGAACAGCTACGCATTCAACTCCGACCCGTCCGACGTGGCTCGCGTTGAAGGTCGTACCTACATCGCTTCTGTTAAGGAAGAAGATGCCGGACCGACCAACAACTGGATTGATCCGGTTGAGCTGAAAAAAACCATGACGGAACTGTACTCCGGCTGTATGAAAGGCCGCACCATGTACGTGATCCCGTTCTCCATGGGTCCAATCGGTTCCGACATTGCTAAAAACGCAATCGAAATCACCGACTCTCCGTACGTTGTGGTTAACATGCACATCATGGCCCGCGTTTCCACCGAAGTCCTTCGTCTGATCGAAAAGAACGACGATTTCATTCCCTGCCTGCACTCCGTCGGTTCGCCGCTCGAAGAAGGTCAGGAAGACAGCCGTTGGCCCTGCGCTCCGATCGAAAAGAAATACATCGCTCACTTCCCGGAAGAAAACCTCATCTGGTCCTACGGTTCCGGTTACGGCGGAAACGCTCTGCTCGGCAAAAAATGTCTGGCGCTGCGTATCGCTTCCGCAATGGCCGGCCGCGAAGGCTGGATGGCTGAGCACATGCTCATCCTCCGCTTTACCAGCCCGGAAGGCAAACAGTACCACATTGCTGCTGCGTTCCCGTCTGCCTGCGGAAAAACCAACCTGGCCATGCTCCAGTCCACCGTTCCGGGCTGGAAAGTTGAAACCATCGGTGACGATATTGCATGGATGAAGCCGGGCGAAGACGGACGTCTCTACGCCATCAACCCGGAGGCCGGATTCTTCGGTGTTGCTCCGGGTACTGCTGAGTACTCCAATCCGATGGCTCTCGCAAGCTGCGCAAGCGATGCGATCTTCACCAACGTTGTTGTGACTGAAGACAAAGACGTTTGGTGGGAAGACATGGGTTACGACTGCCCGAACGGCGGCGGAACCGACTGGAAAAACAATCCTTGGAAACAGGGTGATGTTGACGCCGACGGTAACAAAATCAAAGGTGCTCACCCGAACAGCCGCTTCACCGCTCGTGCTGACCACTGTCCGGTTATCTGCCCGGATTGGGAAAACCCGGCCGGTGTTCCGATCGATATCTTCGTATTCGGTGGAAAACGGACGTCTGTGATGCCGCTCGTACACGAAGCTTTCGACTTCGAACAGGGCGTCTACATGGGTGCAACCGCATCCTCCGAGCCGACCGCTGCTGCGCTTGACCTCGGTAACGTAAGCCTGCGCTTCGACCCGTTCGCCATGACTCCGTTCATCGGATACCACGCTGGTGACTACATGCAGCACTGGTTCGACATGGGCGAAAAACTCGGCGACAAAGCTCCGAAGTGCTTCTACGTCAACTGGTTCCAGAAAGATGAAAGCGGCTTTGTTTGGCCTGGGTTTGGCGATAACAGCCGCGTTCTGAAATGGATGTGCGACCGTGTTGAAGGCAAAGTCGACGCAGTTGAAACTCCGATTGGTCTGATGCCGAAGAAAGAGGACTTCTGTTTTGAAGGTCTCGACCTGTCCGACGAAGCCTGGGAAAAACTCATGACCGTTGACAACGCTGAGTTCCTGAAAACTGTTGAAAACGCCAAAGAGTACCTCGCCAAATTCGGCGACAAGCTCCCGGCTAAAATCAGCGAGCAGCTCGAGAAACTCGAAGCTCGTCTGAACGCCTAATTTTCCAAACCTTGGAAAATACGAAAGCGCTCCGGTTCGCCGGAGCGCTTTTTTTGTGTTTCTTTGCAATCATTGGAACGGTTTCTTCCAAGGTTTGGAAATTGACCCTTGGGGCGGGGTAGTCTACTCTCTTTGCTTTTAAGAAACCGCGCAGAATAAGGATTTTATAGAAAATGGCTAATTCAGTTTTGATCGGGTCGCAGTGGGGCGACGAAGGCAAAGGTAAAGTAATCGATGTGCTCACCGAAAACGCAGACTGGGTGGTGCGTTATCAGGGCGGCAACAATGCCGGTCACACCGTGGAAGTGGGTGATCAGAAATATGTGCTGCACCTTACTCCGTCCGGAATTCTTCGTCCGACAGCAAAATGTGTGATTGGTAACGGTTTGGTCGTGGACCCGCTTGGTTTGGCTGAAGAACTGCAGGACCTTGAGAAACGCGGAATTTCCATCGATGGCCGTCTGTTCATCAGTGACCGCGCACACCTCGTGATTCAGTACCACAAAGAGCTCGACGGCGCCAAAGAAGCCAAGCTTGAAACGGGCAAAAAGATCGGCACCACCAAACGCGGAATCGGCCCGTGCTATTCCGATAAAGCGGACCGCAACGGTCTTCGTATGGGGGATGTGCTTGAGAATGATTTTGAAGCAATGCTGCGAGAGCGTATTGATGTTAAAAACAGCATGCTTGCTGTCCTCGGGGCTCCGGCTCTCGACGCCGATGCACTGGTCGCGCAGTACATGCCTGCCTTTGAATATCTCAAGCCGTTTATCTGCGATACCGTTCCGATGCTCAACGAAGCCATTCGCGACGAAAAACAGAATGTTCTGTTTGAAGGTGCGCAGGGTGTCATGCTTGATATCGATTTCGGAACATATCCCTTTGTCACCTCGTCCAGCACCGGAGCGGGCGGAGTTTCCGCCGGAGCCGGAGTACCGCCGCATTCCATCACGGATGTGATCGGCATCGTGAAAGCCTACACGACCCGTGTGGGAGAAGGTCCGTTCCCGACGGAACTGTTCGACGATGACGGTATGCAGCTCGCAAAGGTTGGTAATGAGTTCGGTGCCACAACCGGGCGCCCGCGTCGTTGCGGATGGTTCGATGCAGTCGTTGCTCGCTACTCTGCCATGATCGGGGGGGTCGACCGCTGGGCGCTGATGAAACTCGACGTGCTCGATGGGTTTGAAACCATCAAGGTTTGTGTGGCCTATGACTGCGACGGCGAACGGGTCGAAACCGTCCCTGCCAGCATCAGCAAGTTGGCCCGCTGCAAGCCGATCTATGAAGAATTTGAAGGCTGGAACTGCCCGACCACCGGCTGCACGTCGATTGATGAGCTGCCGGAACAGGCAAAAAAATATATCAAATGGATCGAAGGGCTGACCGGTGTTCCTGTTTCAATTCTGTCGGTTGGCCCGAAACGCGCCAGCACAATTGTTCTTGGCTAATTCAAAACAACCGGGACATTGAAACTGGAAATTCCAGAGCTCGAGACGGTGCCGACTCACGTGGCGATCATTATGGATGGGAATGGTCGCTGGGCCAATGAGCGCGGGTTGCCGCGCTTGAAAGGCCATGAAGAGGGCGCGCAGTCGGTGCTTGCTGTATTGAGAGCAGCAAAGGCTGTTGGCGTCAAATACCTGACTCTTTACGCGTTCAGCACAGAAAACTGGAAGCGTCCCAAAGACGAAGTCGACGGACTGATGACGCTGCTGGGCTCTTTTATGCAGAAGCATTCCCGGGAGTTTCTGAAAAATAAAATTCGTTTGCGGGTCATGGGCGAACTCGATCGGCTTCCCAGAGCGGTTCGGGGGGGGCTGTCCAAACTGATGAAGGAATCCGCAAAGGATTATGAGCACACGCTGATTGTGGCGCTCAGTTACGGCAGTCGCAAGGAGATTGCAGACGCGGCCAAGGCCATTGCCCGTAAAACGGCTGAGGGAGAGCTGGATCCGGACGCGATTACCGAAGAAACTTTTTCGCAGTATTTGTATCTGCCTGACGTGCCGGATCCGGAACTGATGATTCGCACCAGCGGCGAGTTGCGGTTGAGCAATTTCCTGCTCTGGCAGCTGTCGTATGCTGAATTTTATGTCACTGATACCTACTGGCCGGATTTTCGTGAAAAGGAATTTTTCCAGGCCTTGGAAAGTTTTGGTAAGCGGGGCCGGCGTTTTGGCGGCATCGTGACGCAATAAGGAGCTGTATGGATAAAAAACGAATTTTGCTTGGCCTGACGATTGCGGCCGTGCTGATTACGCTGCTGCTGATTGTGCCGGCCGGGAATCCGGCCGCTCTGGTTGTCTTTTTGGCGATTTGTGCTTTGGCGATGCGCGAGATTTATGCGCTGATGGCTAAAGGGAATATGCCGGCATCTACAGGGATGGGAATGACCAGCGGTCTGGTCTTTGTTGCGTTGACCTGGTGGGTATCCCGCTCGGACCAATGGACGGATAACGCATTATGGGCACTGCTGCTCGCGATTTTGATTGTTAATTTTTTCCGGTTGCCGCTCAGTCAAAGGGATGCGCTGAGGGCGATTCGCAATGCGCTGGGAACCTTGTTCGGTTTTATTTATGTTGCCTTTTTCTGGAGCTTTTTCGTGCGGCTTTATATGGAAGGGGACATCAGCGAGCCGGCTCGGGTTGCGTTTTATCTGCTGCTCGCGGTTAAGTGGGGCGATGCCGGGGCGTACTTCATCGGTTCCAGGTTCGGCAGGCACCGTCTTGCTCCTTCGGTTTCTCCGAAGAAGAGCTGGGAGGGGTTGTTGGGTGGCATTCTTTTCTCATGCGTGGTCGGGGTCATTTGGTGGATTGCCACCGATGGGACATTGGGACCATATTCTTTTCCGCTGTACCATGTGCTGATTCTGGGAGTGGTGCTTCCAATTATTGGAACGATGGGGGATTTGGTGGAGTCGTTATTTAAGCGGGCTGTGGACGTGAAAGATTCCGGGGCCATTGCACATGGTATGGGCGGCATGCTTGATATGATTGACAGTCTGCTTTTTACCGCGCCCTTTATGTACATCTACATTCAGATTTTCTTAGATTAGGATCCTCATGCTAGACATTCTTCTTTCCGGCTGGACGATTTTTTACAGTGTTGTTCTCGCGCTTTTCCTGTTCGGGGTGACCGTGTTTGTGCACGAATTCGGTCATTTTATCGTGGCGCGCAAATGCGGGCTGAAAGTTCTTACATTTTCGATCGGCTTCGGACGGGGAATCGTTCAGTGGGAACGCGGCGGCATCCATTATAAAATCGGATGGATTCCGTTTGGCGGCTATGTTTCGCTGCCGCAGCTCGATCCCTCAGGTATGGAACGGCTGCAGGGATCGGAAGACGCCGAGCCGCTGCCTCCGATTTCTCCGTGGAAAAAAATCGCGGTCGCGGTTGCCGGCCCGGTTGGGAATATTATTCTGGCCTCCTTGATTGCTGTGGCTATTTGGCTGGTGCCTGGTGATGATGCCGGATCTCAAATCCGCTCGCTGGTTGGTGCAGTTGAGACGAACAGTGCCGCTTATGCTGCTGGCTTGCGTGCTGGCGATGAAATCATTGCGGTTAATGGGACGACCGTTAAAACCTGGTACGATTTCAGTGTCGAGACTTTGTTGCAGGCCGAAGATACTGCTGCGTTGACTGTTTTGTCGGATGGCGTCGAAAAAACAATTGCTCTTCCTGTTGTAGAACGCGAAGGGGGGGAGCGTTTGGTGGATGGAATCTCTCCTGCGGTGCCATGCGTGTTTGGAGCTGTTTATTCGGACACTCCTGCCGAGCGTGCCGGATTGTTCCGTGGGGATGAGGTGCTCGCATTCAATGACGACCCAATCATCAGCTGGGATGATTTTACTGAGCGGATTCAGTCTATGAAGCCCGGCGAAAGTGCGAAGCTTACTGTCGTCCGGAAAGGAGAACCGCAGGTCCTGTCTATTGCCCCGGAATACAACGAAGAGTATGACCGCATGATGATTGGTGTTCAGCTGGGTGGCGGAAGCGGTATGCCCTGGATGCAGTACAAAAACCCGCTTGATCAGATTAAATACGATGCGCTGGCAATTGTTCGTGTGCTGCAGGCTTTGACGTCTCCGTCCGAGGCTCCGCAGGCCGCCAAAGGCCTGGGGGGGCCTGTGGCTATTTTTGATATGTTGATGCTGTCCATTAAAATGGGACTTCTTAATACGCTGGGGCTGATTCGCTTTTTAAATATCAACCTTGCCATTCTCAATTTGATGCCGATCCCAGTGTTGGACGGTGGGCATATTGTCTTTTCCCTGTGGGAGGGAATTACCCGTCGTAAAGTGAATGCAAAGGCGCAGGCCATTCTGGTGAATGCCTGTGCCATTCTGTTGATCGGAGCCATGCTTTTACTGACGGTTAACGATATTGACCGGAAGTTTCAGTTTAAGAAATTTTTCAGCAACCTGATCACCGGTCAGGCCGAAACAGTGAAGGACAGCGCTCCAGCAGAGGGAGAGTAATTTGGCCCGGTTTTATAAACCCGGAATTTTTCATGGCATGTCCAAAGGGCAGGCCGTTGGGTTTCTGGTGCTGATGGGGTTTGTGCTGTTTGTAGCCCTGCGGATTTTTACTCCGCCAACCGAAGTGGTTCAGCGGATTTCGTCGCCGGACGGCAGCCGCGAAGCGCGCCTGATGCTGGTTTATTACTATTCAGACCCCGGATACAAGATTGCGACCCGTTCCGGGCTGCTCTGGCATACGCGTCTGTATATGCCGGAATACAAAGACGGTTCCGCTGCAAAGCGAGAGGCCCTTTTGCGCTGGAGTGATGATTCTAAACAGCTTTTTTTTGAAATCAACGGGAAGCTGATTTGGAGCGACCGGTTTTAATCTAAGCTTAGGTCGCCGTAGATGCGGATGAGGTTGTTGTCTGTTGAGACATGCAGCTTTTTGCCGGGGAAGGCGGACGGGAGCTTCTTCTCTAATGATTGAAAGACCTGATTTTTGATCTGATCGCGGACTTCTGCAGGAATGTGTTTGAGTGTGGAAATGCGGATTTCGACGGTGTAGCCGGGGCCGTGTTTCGAGCCGATTCCTGTGGAGAATGCGGCGCCGATATTGAAGAGGCCGTCCTGTTCGGGGTTGGATGTGGTGCCTTCTTTCGGGCGGGAAGGGTGCAGCGGCCATTGGTCGTCATACTGCGCCTCCAGCTCACGGTCGATTTCATCAAATACTCCCTTGAGCGTTTGCTCCCACTGCATGGCTTTGTTGTGTCTCATGATGTTAAATACTTCAGATCGATGATTTCATGGAGTGACTGCTTGGTGTTACCAGGAGAATCAGCAGTGCGACCGTGCTGATACCGGGAATAAACAGCAGAATCAGAGCATCTTTAGTGAGTCCCGCGAGGGATGCAGATGTGACTAATGTAGTAGAGCATTCCGAAACACATAACCCCGATGAGAGTGTATAGGACAGCTACTATTATTGCGATCAAGGAGGGCCATGGAAGCTCCGCTAATGATTCATTTCCTATCAGAAGCAAAGGCGAAGTAATCAGCAGAGAAGAGAGGTTTATGAGAATCAAATAGACAAGTATCCTCCAGATGAATCCTCCGCGAGGAATGTATCGTGGAAATAGAAAGGCGTTTTTTAAGTCGTATGGACGATATTGCCTTTTGGGCTGTGGTGGGATTTTTATTTTCTTTAACTTGGCAAGCAGTATTAGCCCGAACCCAAGAGTGCATAGCATGAATATGATAACTGTTGCCCAAATGAGCGTGCGTTTATTGAGAGGATCTGAAATAAAATGCAGTAGCAGGCCGAATATAGCGCTTAGGACGCCTCCGACTGTTAATGTGGTTAGGTAAGCATAAATGCGCCATAAAACCGCATTTTTGTTTCGTTCTGTTGCAAGTTCTCCTGCTTTGTACATTACATAGATGATCGGCAGAAAAATGTAAGAAGCAAGCAGACTGTTCATGCTTTAAAATTATATTAAATTTTATAGTGGAAACAGTTCTTTTCGTTCCGAAGCTATCTGCACTGCCTACATCGTGTGACGGCGCATGGCGCGCCGGGCTTCCATGTCGGCGCTTTTCTTTTTGAGAGTCTCGCGTTTATCGACGGTGTCTTTCCCTTTGCAAAGCGCGATCTCGACTTTTACCCGACCGTTTTTCAGATAGACCTTGAGCGGAACGAGAGTCAGCCCTTTTTCACTGATTTTACTCTCGAGGCGCAGGATTTCTTTTTTGTGCATCAGCAGACGGCGAGGACGGGTCGGATCGTGGTTGAAGATATTTCCGTGCTCGTAAGGCTGTACGGTCATTTGGTGCAGTTCGGCCTGACCGTTTTTAATCTGCACATAGGCTTCGTCCACCCGAAGATGCCCCTGGCGAATGGATTTAACCTCAGTGCCGCACAGTTCAATGCCGGCCTCGAGTTTGTCCATCACATGGTAATCCCGAAAGGCCTTGCGGTTGGAGGCCAGTATGCCGGGGCCGGAGCCTGATTTTTTTTTCTTGGAAGCCATACAATAAAAATGCCGGGTCAGGTGACCCGGCCTACAGGGGAGCCGTGTAGGCCACGTGACCTCACGCGGCGCTCCATCTGTCTTTAGAGAACCACAGCAGGACCGTCATCCTCGGCGCCGGCGTCAAGATCTCCGAAAATATCGTCCGGCGGCTCAACGCCCATTTCAACGGTCAGTTTTCCTTCAACAATTTCTTTCAGGACAATGTCGTGGTTGTCCTGTTCCGGGTGGTCAGGTTTGACCATCGGGCGGGCACCGCGATTGAGCTGGCGGGTGCGGTACGAAACCAGGTTCACCAGTGTCGGCACGTTGCCGATTTTTTCCTGTGCTTTGGTCAGATATTCAAAATTCATGAGATTCTTCCTCTCCTATGGGGCATAAAAGCGAGAGACTATAGGGTTTCGGACGTGTTGAGTCAACCCATCCGTACTGCGTATTACGTATTTATTATTGCCTGCGGTGGAGCAGAATACGCAGCATTTTATGCGCAATAGAAAACCCCGTCCGCTGTAAGACGGACAGGGTTTTCCAATGGTCGGAACCGAACGGCTTACATCATGCCGCCCATACCGCCCATACCTCCCATTCCACCCATTCCGCTCATATCCGGAGCGGCCGGGGCGCCTTTTTCGGGCAGGTCGGTGATCATGCATTCGGTGGTCAGAAGCAGGCCGGCGATGCTGGCTGCGTTCTGCAGGGCCGAACGGGTCACTTTGGTCGGGTCGATGATGCCGGCGGCAACCATGTCGACGTATTCGCCGGTAGCGACGTTGTAACCGCTGACCTGTTTGCCTTTTTTGACATCCTGCACAACGATGGCGCCTTCGAGGCCGGCGTTGCTTACCAGCTGGCGAAGCGGGGCTTCGCAGGCTTTGCGAACAATGTCGGCACCCACGGCTTCGTCGCCTTCGAGATCCATTTTGTCCAGGACTTTCTGTGCGCGGATGAGGGCAACGCCTCCACCCGGAACAATGCCTTCTTCGGCCGCGGCGCGGGTCGCGTGCAGTGCATCTTCCACGCGGTCCTTTTTCTCTTTCATTTCGGACTCAGTTGCAGCTCCGACATTGATGACTGCTACGCCGCCGCCGAGTTTGGCCAGGCGTTCCTGCAGTTTTTCGCGGTCGTAGTCCGAAGTGGTTTCTTCCATCTGGCGGCGAATTTGGTCGCAACGTGCGCTGATGTCGGCTTTTTTGCCTGCCCCGTCAACGATGACGGTTTCGTCTTTGTCCACAGTAACGCGTTTTGCGGTGCCGAGGTCGTCGAGCGTAACGCTTTCGAGGGTGATGCCGAGGTCTTCAGTGATGAATTTTCCGCCGGTCAGGATGGCGATATCTTCCATCATGGCCTTGCGGCGATCGCCGAAGCCCGGAGCTTTCACGGCGCAGACGTTGAGCGTTCCGCGCAGTTTGTTCACGACGAGGGTCGCGAGCGCTTCGCCTTCAATGTCTTCTGCAATGATCAGGAACGGTTTGCTGGTTTTAGCAACGTTCTGAAGCAGCGGAAGCATATCCTGCAGGTTGGAGATTTTTTTCTCGAACAGGAGGATGTACGGATCTTCCATGGCCACTTCCATCTCTTCGGCGTTGGTTACGAAGTACGGAGAGAGATAGCCTTTGTCAAACAGCATCCCTTCTTTGACTTCGAGGTCGGTGGTGATGGATTTGGATTCTTCGATCGTGATCGGCCCGTCGTTGCCGACTGCGGCCATGGCGTCTGCAATGATTTTACCGATTTCAGCATCACCGTTGGCAGAGATGGTTCCGACCTGAGCGATTTCTTCGTTGGATTTTACTTTTTTGCTCAGTTTTTCCAGCGCAGCAACCAGCTCGGCCGTGGCTTTGTCGATGCCGCGCTTGAGGCTCATCGGGTTGGCGCCGGCGGTGACGTTTTTAATTCCTTCGCGATAGATGGCTTCAGCCAGCACGGTGGCGGTGGTGGTACCGTCTCCGGCAATGTCGCTGGTTTTGCTGGCGACTTCGCGAACCATCTGTGCACCCATGTTTTCGAATGCATCTTCGAGTTCAATTTCCTTTGCAACTGATACACCGTCTTTGGTGACAGCCGGGGAGCCGAACTTTTTGTCGAGGATGACGTTGCGGCCTTTCGGTCCGAGGGTTACTGCAACTGCTTTTGCCAGCTTTTCGACACCTTTCAGCATCGCTTCGCGGGCATCCACATCGAATTTCATCTGTTTAGCCATAATTGTTTCTCCTTAAATTTAAAGGTTAGCCGATCACTGCGAGAATGTCGTCTTCACGCATGATCTGATATTCTTTACCGCCCATTTTGACTTCGGTTCCGCCGTATTTCGGCATCAGAACGGTGTCGCCTTTTTTGACGTTGAACGGAACAACTTTTCCATCATCGTCGAGTTTGCCGGTTCCGAGCGCAACCACAACGCCTTCCTGCGGCTTTTCTTTTGCGGTGTCGGGGATAATGATTCCGCCTTTTTTCACTTCCTCTTCTTTGAGAGGCTCGACCAGTACGCGGTCACCTAACGGTTTAATCTTCATGGATG of Tichowtungia aerotolerans contains these proteins:
- a CDS encoding MBL fold metallo-hydrolase — its product is MNLELITVGSYEVNCAVVWGKARKALILDPGKDAKEIENFLKTNNLQTAAYLLTHGHADHISALAELHKNHPAPVYLHPADQEWAFGPSNQILPYYPVPLRPDAEFPIFGKNDLEYSRVWNIADLSFQCLETPGHTPGGVCYWFQDAGVCFTGDTLFKGSCGRTDLPGGDARTLTESLKKLTETLPPETQIVAGHGLTSTIAKELATNFFLQKFNR
- a CDS encoding adenylosuccinate synthase codes for the protein MANSVLIGSQWGDEGKGKVIDVLTENADWVVRYQGGNNAGHTVEVGDQKYVLHLTPSGILRPTAKCVIGNGLVVDPLGLAEELQDLEKRGISIDGRLFISDRAHLVIQYHKELDGAKEAKLETGKKIGTTKRGIGPCYSDKADRNGLRMGDVLENDFEAMLRERIDVKNSMLAVLGAPALDADALVAQYMPAFEYLKPFICDTVPMLNEAIRDEKQNVLFEGAQGVMLDIDFGTYPFVTSSSTGAGGVSAGAGVPPHSITDVIGIVKAYTTRVGEGPFPTELFDDDGMQLAKVGNEFGATTGRPRRCGWFDAVVARYSAMIGGVDRWALMKLDVLDGFETIKVCVAYDCDGERVETVPASISKLARCKPIYEEFEGWNCPTTGCTSIDELPEQAKKYIKWIEGLTGVPVSILSVGPKRASTIVLG
- a CDS encoding phosphatidate cytidylyltransferase, with the translated sequence MDKKRILLGLTIAAVLITLLLIVPAGNPAALVVFLAICALAMREIYALMAKGNMPASTGMGMTSGLVFVALTWWVSRSDQWTDNALWALLLAILIVNFFRLPLSQRDALRAIRNALGTLFGFIYVAFFWSFFVRLYMEGDISEPARVAFYLLLAVKWGDAGAYFIGSRFGRHRLAPSVSPKKSWEGLLGGILFSCVVGVIWWIATDGTLGPYSFPLYHVLILGVVLPIIGTMGDLVESLFKRAVDVKDSGAIAHGMGGMLDMIDSLLFTAPFMYIYIQIFLD
- the rseP gene encoding RIP metalloprotease RseP; translation: MLDILLSGWTIFYSVVLALFLFGVTVFVHEFGHFIVARKCGLKVLTFSIGFGRGIVQWERGGIHYKIGWIPFGGYVSLPQLDPSGMERLQGSEDAEPLPPISPWKKIAVAVAGPVGNIILASLIAVAIWLVPGDDAGSQIRSLVGAVETNSAAYAAGLRAGDEIIAVNGTTVKTWYDFSVETLLQAEDTAALTVLSDGVEKTIALPVVEREGGERLVDGISPAVPCVFGAVYSDTPAERAGLFRGDEVLAFNDDPIISWDDFTERIQSMKPGESAKLTVVRKGEPQVLSIAPEYNEEYDRMMIGVQLGGGSGMPWMQYKNPLDQIKYDALAIVRVLQALTSPSEAPQAAKGLGGPVAIFDMLMLSIKMGLLNTLGLIRFLNINLAILNLMPIPVLDGGHIVFSLWEGITRRKVNAKAQAILVNACAILLIGAMLLLTVNDIDRKFQFKKFFSNLITGQAETVKDSAPAEGE
- a CDS encoding isoprenyl transferase produces the protein MKLEIPELETVPTHVAIIMDGNGRWANERGLPRLKGHEEGAQSVLAVLRAAKAVGVKYLTLYAFSTENWKRPKDEVDGLMTLLGSFMQKHSREFLKNKIRLRVMGELDRLPRAVRGGLSKLMKESAKDYEHTLIVALSYGSRKEIADAAKAIARKTAEGELDPDAITEETFSQYLYLPDVPDPELMIRTSGELRLSNFLLWQLSYAEFYVTDTYWPDFREKEFFQALESFGKRGRRFGGIVTQ
- a CDS encoding universal stress protein, with the translated sequence MKKILVAVDFSKGSDRVVQQAIELGKELDGQLYMVHVTSDTLKDAYASTQFYDVASEFAAAPAGDIELARNLCAKEYKREHNALLKISSRMKEEGIRAQAMLLKGDAAGLILEKANELRIDLIVMGSHGHGLLRKVLVGSVAEGVLRKAPCGVLIVPATANLTPIL
- a CDS encoding phosphoenolpyruvate carboxykinase (GTP) encodes the protein MSAPTTNQKLLDWVAEIEKMCTPDQVVWCDGSTEEYDRLMDLMVSTGMAIKLNEEKRPNSYAFNSDPSDVARVEGRTYIASVKEEDAGPTNNWIDPVELKKTMTELYSGCMKGRTMYVIPFSMGPIGSDIAKNAIEITDSPYVVVNMHIMARVSTEVLRLIEKNDDFIPCLHSVGSPLEEGQEDSRWPCAPIEKKYIAHFPEENLIWSYGSGYGGNALLGKKCLALRIASAMAGREGWMAEHMLILRFTSPEGKQYHIAAAFPSACGKTNLAMLQSTVPGWKVETIGDDIAWMKPGEDGRLYAINPEAGFFGVAPGTAEYSNPMALASCASDAIFTNVVVTEDKDVWWEDMGYDCPNGGGTDWKNNPWKQGDVDADGNKIKGAHPNSRFTARADHCPVICPDWENPAGVPIDIFVFGGKRTSVMPLVHEAFDFEQGVYMGATASSEPTAAALDLGNVSLRFDPFAMTPFIGYHAGDYMQHWFDMGEKLGDKAPKCFYVNWFQKDESGFVWPGFGDNSRVLKWMCDRVEGKVDAVETPIGLMPKKEDFCFEGLDLSDEAWEKLMTVDNAEFLKTVENAKEYLAKFGDKLPAKISEQLEKLEARLNA
- a CDS encoding PHP domain-containing protein — translated: MNARIDFHIHSCLSPCAALEMSPRAIIAGAKEKGLDCIALADHGCVENLPAFHDACAEAGLPCLYGLEATSSEEVHTLCLFDQLDPALKFGRMIYDSIMDYPNDPERFGMQPIVTVDDDVLNFADKLLFAATDISFFDLVPMALDAGALCIPSHIDREYLGAIAQIGFLPDLPYDAVEVVSPNPPAGAEKWPIVHFSDAHHPDQIGRRFTEVETEAFTVPALRAAFHKLLPA